From the Lolium rigidum isolate FL_2022 chromosome 2, APGP_CSIRO_Lrig_0.1, whole genome shotgun sequence genome, one window contains:
- the LOC124688105 gene encoding uncharacterized protein LOC124688105, which yields MGKGGELWDDSALVDAFDHAVATYKAVHGKNKQAAPSEKQESEDVSAPAAAVADEEPAATEAADEQLEKDGSCTALPVDPTLTPQQPCEKSKTTEKAPLQETDLDKGTHVSESNACSSDVNDTEKLDSSNQQAWDYNELLRKYYELEVQSREVLEQLHQTNYWNYQAPGQSSAYQQQQVPAYSATAPDPYSSTAQPPCCSSNVPLVSVSCCSTGQQTGDSTGGCSISLTCDQCPGASTTYPAGATFVQLPTKITTNDDQVAKAATMTAEGAMNFMRSTISGNPGPFPRNEGETSKENNTTVGMHPNFDATGADSDLAVVLNAWYTAGFYTGRYLMQQSMKNPREH from the exons ATGGGGAAGGGCGGCGAGCTGTGGGACGACTCCGCGCTCGTCGACGCCTTCGACCACGCCGTCGCCACCTACAAG GCAGTGCATGGCAAGAACAAGCAGGCAGCTCCATCTGAGAAACAAGAGTCTGAAGATGTATCCGCTCCAGCTGCTGCTGTCGCTGATGAAGAACCTGCCGCTACCGAGGCAGCAGATGA GCAATTAGAGAAAGATGGAAGCTGCACTGCCTTACCCGTTGATCCAACGTTGACGCCACAGCAGCCTTGTGAAAAAAGCAAGACCACTGAGAAAGCACCTCTTCAAGAAACTGATTTGGACAAAGGGACACACGTCTCAGAGTCTAACGCATGCTCCTCAGATGTTAATGATACCGAGAAACTGGATAGCTCAAACCAGCAGGCATGGGACTATAATGAATTGCTCAGGAAATACTATGAACTTGAGGTGCAAAGCCGGGAAGTTCTTGAGCAACTCCATCAGACAAATTACTGGAATTATCAAGCCCCTGggcaatcttcagcataccaacaGCAGCAAGTccctgcatatagtgccacagcaCCTGATCCATACTCTTCAACTGCTCAACCCCCATGCTGCTCTTCGAATGTTCCCTTGGTGTCAGTCTCCTGTTGTTCAACTGGCCAGCAAACTGGCGATTCCACTGGAGGCTGCAGCATATCGTTGACTT GTGATCAATGCCCTGGAGCAAGCACCACATATCCTGCTGGTGCAACCTTCGTGCAGCTCCCAACAAAAATTACTACTAATGATGATCAAGTTGCTAAGGCTGCAACGATGACTGCTGAAGGTGCCATGAATTTCATGAGAAGTACAATATCTGGAAATCCTGGCCCCTTTCCAA GAAACGAAGGTGAAACTAGCAAGGAGAATAACACAACTGTGGGCATGCACCCGAATTTTGACGCCACAGGAGCAGACAGTGATCTTGCTGTTGTATTAAATGCATGGTATACAGCAGGATTTTACACTGGCAG GTACCTCATGCAGCAATCCATGAAAAATCCCCGCGAACATTGA